In bacterium, the DNA window GTACTATAAAATTCAATGACAACAAGACTTTAACTTATGCTGCGTAACTCCTGTTTATAGGGAATTAAGTTGAAATTCTCTGTTTGATTTTTTGGCAGTGCAGTTCGGAATTTAAGCAAATAAAAAAAGCTGTTGATTTCTCACCGACAACTTTTATTGTAATTTTTATTGTGAAATATTTTCTAAAAAACTAACCATACATTATCTGAACATTATCAACATTGGTAATTTGTTTAGCTTTCCATAAATCGTATTGCATTTGCATTCCTAACCATACATCAGGTGATGTGTTAAAAGCTTTAGCAAGCTTTATAGCCATTGCGGGACTAACAGCTGTTTTGCAATGAACGATATCTGATAGATTTTGTCTTGTTATACCCAGCTTTAAAGCAGCTTCTTTGATGGTTAATCCAAGCGGTTTAATACAATCTTCTCTTAAAATTTCTCCGGGATGCGCAGGATTGTGCATTATATCGGTTTCTCTTTTATAAATCATTTTTATACTCCTGTTAATGATAATCTTGGTAATCTAAAATGTATGCGTCGCCTTTTTCAAACTTGAATGTCAATCTCCAATTGCCGCTGACAGTTACTGACCATAGATCTTTCTTATCACCTCTTAACGGATGTAATTTAAAACCCGGTAAATTCATATCTTCCGGATATTTTGCTCTGTCAAGATATGCGAGCATTCTTTTTAATCTTGATTCATGCTCAGGGTTTATACCGGAAGCAACTCCCTGTTCAAAAAATTTCTTTATTCCTTTATGTTTAAAAGTTTTTATCATACTAAAATAATAACTTATGTAGTGAACTGTGTCAAGTGACACGGTTCATGATATTTTTAAAAGTACTTGATAAGTATTGTGTTTATAAAAGGAGTTAAAGTTGATTAAAGTGAAAAAGCAAGCTATACTTGAGTATAAACTAAAATGCGGTAGCTTTCTACATCGAGGGTTCGAATTCGTTCTTCTCCGTATTTTAGTCTATATCAAGAGACAAATAAGTCCTTTAGCCTTTAAAAACCCCGCTGTTAGCGGGGTTTTTGCATTTTATGAAATAAAGAGAATTCTTTTTGAAGAGTTTTTTAGGGTTTTTCTCAAAAAATTAAGCGAAATTCTCTGTTTGATTTTTTGGCAGTGCAGTTTATAATTTGAGCAAATAAAAAAGCTGTTTATACTGACAGCTTTTTAAATAAAATTTAATAATTATTTTTTAATTTAATCCAAGATGCAATTTTAGTTTCTTATCAACTTCTTTTAGTTTTTCTGATGATAATTCACCAATTTTATTTCTTAACCTAAGTTTATCAAAAGTACAAACATCAGGAACTCTAATTAAACTTTGTTTATCAAGTTTATTTAATTCGTCAGGTTCAATTATAACAACAATTGGAAATTGCTTTATCCGACTTGTTAAAGGGACAACAGTAATTTTTGAACTTTTATCATTTGCAATATCATTGGATATTATTAAAGCCGGTCTGGTTTTTTGTATTTCTGTACCTACGGAAGGATCAAATTCAACAAGCCAAATTTCACCACGTTTTGGATTCGCCATTACTCTTTACCTATGTCTTTTAACGAAGTGTCTTCCCATCCCTGCCAATCTTTATCATCTTCTTTGCTAAATTCGGCATATTCTTCATAAGCTTTTTCAAGATCATTAAATTGCCTGCACTTTTTATAATCTTCAAGAATAGTAACAATAGTTTTACTTCTATTTTTGCCTTGCTCGTCTATAAATTCTATTATATCTTCCGGAATTGAAACTGAAACTTTAGGCATTTTTTCTGCTCCTTATGCTTACTACTTTATAGTAGCATAATATAATAGCAATTTCAAGTATTATCAATCAGCTGATAAGTATTGTGTTATACTGAAACGAGTTTGTTTTCAGGAAAACCGGCAAAGCCTGATTTTTCCGAAAAGCAGCACTCCTAAAAGCTATAGTGCTTTCGCAAAAAATATTTCATTTCTTAATTAATTTTTCAGAGCACTATATCAGAGCTTTACCCTGATAAAAAACACCTTATCATAATGGATAACGCTGCATACCGTAGAAATCAGGGAGGTGAAGAGTATCCTTTACCGAAAAATGTTGAACTGTTCTTTTTACCGCCATATTCTCCCGATTTTAATTTCATAGAAAAACTCTGGAAAGTTTTAAGGGATGACTTTTTTAACAATAAATTCTTTAAAAATGTTTTAGAGCTTAAAGATTACGTTAGTCACGTTCTGAGAAATGTTATGAAAAGCAGGGATATAGTACTTAATATTTGCAATGTTACTTAATTACTTTTTCATATCACTATAAAAAAAATCTTTCCGAATTAATGATTAACGGAAAAGAATATATTTTATCCCAACAAATAATAAAAGAAACAGGGTGGAGATTTTTAGTTATTGTTGAAAAGGATAATATTTTTAAGCCCATATACAGTTTTAAGCAAAAAACACAAAAATTAGGCTTATTGAGTATTTTTTATATTTTCATTTTGTATTTTCTATCCGATTCAACAAATGATATATCGGGATAATCTATAAAAAATATAATGGATTGCCGTGTCGAGTCTAAAGCCTCTCTTCGCAATGACGCATAATTTTAATCAGC includes these proteins:
- a CDS encoding HigA family addiction module antitoxin produces the protein MIYKRETDIMHNPAHPGEILREDCIKPLGLTIKEAALKLGITRQNLSDIVHCKTAVSPAMAIKLAKAFNTSPDVWLGMQMQYDLWKAKQITNVDNVQIMYG
- a CDS encoding type II toxin-antitoxin system RelE/ParE family toxin, encoding MIKTFKHKGIKKFFEQGVASGINPEHESRLKRMLAYLDRAKYPEDMNLPGFKLHPLRGDKKDLWSVTVSGNWRLTFKFEKGDAYILDYQDYH
- a CDS encoding type II toxin-antitoxin system PemK/MazF family toxin, with the translated sequence MANPKRGEIWLVEFDPSVGTEIQKTRPALIISNDIANDKSSKITVVPLTSRIKQFPIVVIIEPDELNKLDKQSLIRVPDVCTFDKLRLRNKIGELSSEKLKEVDKKLKLHLGLN
- a CDS encoding transposase, giving the protein MSELYPDKKHLIIMDNAAYRRNQGGEEYPLPKNVELFFLPPYSPDFNFIEKLWKVLRDDFFNNKFFKNVLELKDYVSHVLRNVMKSRDIVLNICNVT